A stretch of the Halomonas sp. CH40 genome encodes the following:
- the xylB gene encoding xylulokinase yields MYIGVDCGTQSTKVVVLDVGGGRILSEASRPHRLDEGPNGRREQSPADWLAAFREAFFDATEKAAIDIRAIRAIGVSGQQHGMVALDADDQPVHPAKLWCDTETAAHNAALIERLGGEAGCLDTLGLVVQTGYTASKLAWLRDRHPEAYTRIATLMLPHDYLNFWLTGERVTEAGDASGTGYFDTRTRRWHEAVFARIAPELDPDRVLPRLIDSHEPAGTVRRELARELGLAEGVVVSSGGGDNMLGAIGTGNIHPGLVTLSLGTSGTICAYSPTPVVDNPLVANFCASHGGWLPLVCTMNVTSATTRMRELFGLDLTAFGEQVASAPVGAGGVTLLPFFNGERVPMLPEATASLDGLTGVNTNPANLCRAVVEGATLGLRYGLDQFGPLAGELSEIRLIGGGANSPVWRQIVADITATPVICPDITDAAALGAALQAAWCDQGGELATLCDRMVRLDTRSRAMPDPANVEAYREVYARYCRRLTERHAISV; encoded by the coding sequence ATGTACATCGGTGTGGACTGTGGCACCCAGAGCACCAAGGTGGTGGTTCTCGACGTGGGCGGCGGGCGCATCCTGAGTGAGGCAAGCCGGCCGCATCGTCTGGATGAAGGGCCAAACGGGCGTCGTGAGCAATCGCCTGCTGATTGGTTAGCGGCCTTTCGCGAGGCTTTTTTCGATGCCACTGAAAAGGCTGCTATCGACATCCGAGCAATCCGCGCCATCGGTGTTTCCGGCCAGCAACATGGCATGGTGGCGTTGGACGCCGACGACCAGCCGGTGCACCCCGCCAAGCTGTGGTGCGATACCGAGACCGCCGCGCATAACGCCGCCCTCATCGAGCGCCTGGGTGGTGAGGCGGGATGCCTCGATACCCTGGGCCTGGTCGTGCAGACCGGCTACACCGCCTCCAAGCTTGCCTGGCTGCGCGACCGACACCCCGAGGCCTACACACGTATTGCCACCCTGATGTTGCCTCATGACTACCTCAACTTCTGGCTCACCGGTGAGCGGGTGACTGAAGCCGGCGATGCCTCGGGCACCGGTTATTTTGACACCCGAACTCGGCGCTGGCACGAGGCGGTATTTGCCAGGATTGCCCCGGAACTCGATCCTGACCGCGTATTGCCGCGGTTGATTGACTCCCACGAACCAGCGGGTACGGTGCGCCGCGAGCTGGCCCGTGAACTGGGGCTGGCCGAGGGCGTCGTGGTTTCAAGCGGGGGCGGCGACAACATGCTCGGGGCTATTGGGACCGGTAACATCCATCCGGGGCTTGTCACCCTGAGTTTGGGGACATCAGGAACCATCTGTGCCTACTCGCCAACGCCGGTAGTGGATAACCCCTTGGTCGCCAACTTCTGTGCCAGTCATGGCGGCTGGTTGCCGCTGGTCTGCACCATGAATGTCACTTCAGCAACGACACGCATGCGCGAGCTGTTTGGCCTCGACCTGACTGCCTTTGGCGAGCAAGTGGCCAGCGCGCCCGTCGGTGCCGGAGGAGTTACCCTGCTGCCCTTCTTCAACGGGGAGCGAGTGCCCATGTTGCCCGAGGCTACCGCCAGCCTGGATGGGCTTACTGGTGTCAACACCAACCCGGCAAACCTCTGCCGGGCGGTGGTGGAAGGGGCCACTCTTGGCCTGCGTTACGGCCTGGATCAGTTTGGGCCACTGGCAGGAGAGCTTAGTGAGATCCGCCTGATCGGCGGTGGAGCCAATAGTCCAGTCTGGCGACAGATCGTGGCCGATATCACCGCCACGCCGGTGATCTGCCCCGATATCACTGACGCTGCTGCCTTGGGGGCTGCATTGCAAGCGGCCTGGTGTGATCAGGGCGGTGAGTTGGCCACCCTGTGTGATCGCATGGTTCGCCTCGACACACGCTCACGGGCCATGCCAGATCCGGCCAATGTCGAGGCCTATCGCGAGGTTTATGCCCGCTATTGCCGTCGCTTGACAGAGCGCCACGCCATATCGGTCTGA
- the ugpC gene encoding sn-glycerol-3-phosphate ABC transporter ATP-binding protein UgpC produces the protein MSTLQLKQIKKTFGETDVIKGVDLEVNDREFVVFVGPSGCGKSTLMRIIAGLENATSGDILIDGERMNDVGPADRGLAMVFQSYALYPHMTVEDNMGFSMRLAKVPKEERRQKVLEAAKILQLEPLLDRKPKALSGGQRQRVAIGRAIVRNPSIFLFDEPLSNLDAALRVQMRIELARLHEELDATMIYVTHDQIEAMTMADKIVVLHDGEVEQLGSPMELYHHPRNRFVAGFIGSPKMNFLNVGLEKAHAEGVSITLPSGRICSVPADGSGLAANAKLELGIRPEHLQLDDQGLLEGEIKVLERLGGQTSLYVQMGDIMMTIMADGDVAHRVHDTVRFSFEPQRAHLFDGDGLTLPSLHQHPLANLTRRDNRAATDDTESA, from the coding sequence ATGTCAACGTTACAACTCAAGCAGATCAAGAAGACCTTTGGCGAGACCGATGTCATCAAGGGGGTCGACCTTGAGGTCAATGACCGCGAATTCGTAGTCTTCGTTGGTCCTTCCGGCTGTGGCAAATCCACCCTGATGCGGATAATTGCGGGGCTGGAAAACGCCACTTCCGGCGATATTCTCATCGACGGAGAACGGATGAACGATGTAGGGCCTGCTGATCGAGGGCTGGCCATGGTATTCCAGAGCTATGCGCTTTATCCCCATATGACCGTTGAGGACAACATGGGCTTCAGTATGCGCCTGGCCAAGGTACCCAAAGAGGAGCGTCGTCAGAAAGTGCTCGAGGCGGCAAAGATTCTGCAACTTGAGCCCTTGCTGGACCGCAAGCCAAAGGCGCTTTCCGGTGGCCAGCGCCAGCGTGTGGCCATTGGACGGGCCATCGTGCGTAATCCCAGTATCTTCCTGTTTGATGAGCCGCTCTCCAATCTGGATGCCGCCCTGCGTGTCCAGATGCGTATTGAGCTGGCGCGCCTTCATGAGGAACTGGACGCCACCATGATCTACGTTACCCATGATCAGATCGAAGCCATGACCATGGCCGACAAAATAGTGGTGCTGCACGATGGCGAGGTGGAGCAGCTCGGCTCTCCAATGGAACTCTACCATCACCCTCGTAACCGCTTTGTGGCGGGCTTTATCGGCTCACCGAAGATGAACTTCCTGAATGTCGGGTTGGAAAAGGCGCATGCCGAAGGGGTCAGTATCACACTACCCAGTGGCAGAATCTGCAGTGTTCCTGCGGATGGCAGCGGCCTGGCGGCGAATGCCAAGCTGGAGCTGGGCATTCGCCCTGAGCATCTTCAGCTTGATGACCAGGGGCTACTGGAAGGTGAGATCAAGGTGCTGGAACGGCTCGGCGGCCAGACCTCGCTGTATGTGCAGATGGGCGACATCATGATGACCATCATGGCAGACGGTGACGTGGCGCACCGTGTTCACGACACGGTACGCTTCAGCTTCGAACCGCAGCGGGCACATCTGTTTGATGGCGATGGCCTGACACTGCCAAGTCTTCATCAGCATCCTCTGGCGAACCTGACGCGCCGGGATAATCGCGCTGCCACCGACGATACCGAAAGCGCGTAA
- a CDS encoding mannitol dehydrogenase family protein — MALTLSNQTLAALGKGVRVPGYERHQLQPGILHIGLGNFHRSHMATYLERLFNQGDAHEWAVIGAGVMLADARMRRRLKAQDWLSTVVDLDPAGSSAQVVGAMVDFVPVAASAIIKALLDPGIRIVSLTITEGGYFLDAASGRFDACHPRILADIAAPQTPRTLFGMLVRALAERRARGLGPFTVLSCDNLLGNGAVTRSVVLGLAERIDPELAAWIRREVSFPNSMVDCITPRTGERERALVRQRFGISDAAPVVCEPFRQWVVEDCFCAGRPPLEKVGVEFVGDVASHETMKLRLLNASHASLAYVAALLGYQQVHAAVSDPDIRDWLLALQDREILPTLSPAAGLDYREYRARIMRRLCNPEMGDTVSRLCASGSARQPKFILPALRDAMDKRLPVMGLALELALWCQYCRVADDTPGVPGLADAMAARLKRAARDAGEAPLVFLGIKEVFAHLGESPELQAAFAGWLALIERCGPRAAICRYRDYGNHGLASG, encoded by the coding sequence ATGGCGCTGACACTCTCAAACCAGACCCTTGCTGCTCTCGGCAAGGGTGTCCGAGTGCCAGGCTATGAGCGTCACCAGTTGCAGCCCGGTATCCTGCATATCGGGCTGGGCAATTTCCACCGTTCGCACATGGCGACCTATCTTGAGCGCCTTTTCAACCAGGGCGATGCTCACGAGTGGGCAGTTATCGGCGCAGGTGTGATGCTGGCTGATGCGCGTATGCGGCGACGCCTGAAGGCCCAGGACTGGCTTTCCACCGTAGTGGACCTTGACCCCGCTGGAAGCTCGGCTCAGGTGGTCGGGGCCATGGTCGATTTTGTGCCGGTGGCTGCATCGGCCATCATCAAGGCTCTGCTGGATCCAGGCATTCGTATTGTCTCGCTGACCATCACGGAAGGCGGCTATTTTCTTGACGCGGCCTCCGGGCGCTTTGATGCCTGTCATCCGCGGATTCTCGCCGACATTGCTGCTCCTCAAACTCCTCGCACCCTGTTCGGCATGCTGGTCAGGGCGCTGGCCGAACGTCGTGCCAGAGGGTTGGGGCCTTTCACGGTACTTTCCTGCGATAATCTGCTTGGCAATGGTGCGGTAACGCGCAGCGTCGTGCTGGGCCTTGCCGAACGCATCGATCCTGAGCTGGCGGCTTGGATCCGCCGTGAGGTCAGCTTCCCCAATTCGATGGTGGACTGCATTACGCCCCGCACCGGTGAGCGGGAGCGGGCGCTGGTTCGCCAGCGTTTTGGTATCAGCGATGCGGCCCCTGTTGTCTGCGAGCCGTTTCGCCAATGGGTGGTGGAAGATTGTTTCTGCGCCGGACGCCCTCCTCTGGAAAAGGTAGGCGTCGAGTTTGTTGGTGATGTAGCCAGCCACGAGACCATGAAACTGCGCCTGCTCAATGCCAGCCATGCCAGCCTCGCCTATGTGGCGGCGCTGCTAGGGTATCAGCAGGTGCATGCTGCGGTGAGCGATCCGGATATCCGTGATTGGCTGCTGGCTCTTCAGGATCGTGAGATTCTACCTACGCTGAGTCCGGCAGCAGGGCTTGATTACCGTGAATACCGGGCGCGGATCATGCGCCGCCTTTGTAATCCCGAGATGGGGGATACCGTCTCTCGGCTGTGTGCCAGCGGTTCGGCACGCCAGCCCAAGTTCATTCTGCCAGCCCTGCGGGATGCCATGGATAAGAGGCTGCCTGTGATGGGGCTAGCCCTTGAGTTGGCCCTGTGGTGCCAGTATTGCCGGGTCGCTGACGATACGCCGGGGGTGCCGGGCCTTGCGGATGCCATGGCGGCGCGCCTGAAACGGGCAGCGCGGGATGCTGGAGAAGCACCTCTGGTGTTTCTGGGCATTAAGGAGGTTTTCGCTCATCTGGGGGAGTCGCCAGAACTGCAGGCGGCGTTTGCCGGTTGGCTGGCATTGATTGAGCGCTGTGGGCCACGCGCAGCTATCTGCCGTTACCGTGATTACGGCAATCACGGCCTCGCCAGCGGGTAA
- a CDS encoding serine hydrolase, which yields MAKLTRRQLLGGGATLLTLPWLSHQGWAQDNTLGKVADQARRLEQLHALVIRRQGEPVLAEAFRGPAVTQPANIKSVSKTLLALLTGIAIDKGVLQSPDQRIMPLLDRPLVGDARDPLTIGHLLSMQTGLESTSGANYGAWIASSDWIDYALTRPLVDEPGGRFIYSTGSWHLLGAILTRASGKSLHQLANDWLGSPLDMSIPTWVADPQGYYMGGNEMAVSPLGLANIGDMVLDHGRVEGRQIVSKTWIETSWQPRGRSRFSGDQYGYGWFLTRFAGQQAAYARGYGGQMLVVVPDKQLSIAITADPTRPARSGGFFDDLRTLVTRIVALS from the coding sequence ATGGCCAAGCTGACGCGACGACAACTTCTAGGGGGCGGTGCCACCCTGCTGACCTTGCCCTGGCTAAGCCATCAAGGGTGGGCGCAGGATAACACCCTGGGCAAGGTCGCTGATCAGGCCCGGCGCCTGGAACAGCTTCATGCTCTGGTGATTCGCCGCCAGGGGGAGCCCGTGTTGGCTGAGGCGTTTCGCGGCCCAGCCGTGACGCAGCCAGCCAATATCAAATCGGTTTCCAAGACGCTACTCGCGCTATTGACCGGTATCGCCATCGACAAAGGGGTTCTGCAAAGCCCCGACCAGCGGATCATGCCGCTGCTCGACCGCCCCCTGGTCGGGGATGCCCGCGACCCCCTGACCATCGGCCATCTGCTCAGCATGCAGACCGGCCTTGAAAGCACCTCGGGCGCCAATTATGGCGCCTGGATAGCCAGTTCAGACTGGATTGACTATGCGCTGACCCGGCCGCTGGTGGATGAGCCCGGCGGGCGTTTCATTTACTCCACCGGCAGCTGGCACCTGTTAGGCGCTATCCTCACCCGAGCCAGCGGCAAAAGCCTGCACCAGCTGGCCAACGACTGGCTTGGCAGCCCGCTGGATATGTCCATTCCCACCTGGGTAGCCGACCCTCAGGGCTATTACATGGGCGGCAATGAAATGGCCGTCAGCCCGCTAGGATTGGCCAACATCGGTGACATGGTGCTGGATCATGGCCGCGTCGAGGGGCGCCAAATTGTCAGTAAGACCTGGATTGAGACTTCCTGGCAGCCTCGGGGTCGCTCACGTTTTTCAGGTGATCAATACGGTTACGGCTGGTTTCTCACCCGCTTTGCTGGCCAGCAGGCCGCCTACGCCCGCGGCTATGGCGGCCAGATGCTGGTAGTGGTTCCCGACAAGCAGCTCTCCATCGCCATCACTGCAGACCCGACAAGACCGGCCCGCAGCGGCGGCTTTTTCGATGATTTACGCACGCTGGTGACGCGGATCGTTGCCCTTAGCTGA
- a CDS encoding HAD family phosphatase, translating into MDMLIFDCDGVLVDSEHIAEASLVTLLGEWLPDLDADTVLSQALGMTTADILRHLEGISAYSLPVGAVETVDASVEARLAEELNPMPGVADAITAIDLPKAVVSNSRRQRVLTSLATTGLDNRLGSAPVFTAEQVAHPKPDPALYRLAADTLGVSPTRCLVVEDSVSGVTAAHAAGMTVIGFIGASHVRPGQAQRLRQAGACQVIANMQELPALVRKVQQAATSDPSSY; encoded by the coding sequence ATGGACATGCTGATCTTCGATTGTGACGGTGTACTGGTAGACAGTGAACATATCGCTGAAGCATCGCTGGTGACGCTGCTTGGTGAGTGGCTGCCCGATCTGGACGCCGATACCGTGCTCAGTCAGGCCCTGGGGATGACGACCGCTGATATCCTGCGCCATCTGGAGGGGATAAGTGCCTACAGCTTGCCCGTGGGTGCCGTTGAAACAGTGGATGCCAGCGTCGAGGCCCGCCTGGCCGAGGAGCTTAACCCCATGCCGGGCGTGGCGGACGCGATTACGGCCATCGACCTGCCCAAGGCCGTGGTCTCCAACAGTCGTCGACAGCGTGTACTGACGTCGCTGGCAACAACCGGGCTGGATAACCGGCTGGGCAGTGCCCCTGTCTTCACGGCTGAGCAGGTTGCTCACCCCAAGCCGGACCCTGCGCTCTATCGGCTCGCCGCTGACACCCTTGGGGTTTCACCGACACGTTGCCTAGTGGTGGAGGACAGTGTCTCTGGGGTTACCGCGGCGCATGCCGCTGGAATGACAGTGATCGGCTTTATCGGTGCCAGTCACGTCAGGCCCGGTCAGGCACAGCGCCTTCGCCAGGCGGGTGCCTGTCAGGTGATAGCCAACATGCAGGAACTGCCGGCACTGGTGAGAAAGGTGCAGCAGGCGGCAACGTCTGATCCATCATCTTATTAA
- a CDS encoding L-iditol 2-dehydrogenase, whose translation MKLQDKIAIITGGARGIGLAIGRAYLAEGARLVVVDIDQAAIDDALAALEDEGHAAERLMGVQLDVRDRADIDAMVEAVIARFGGIDILVNNAAVFDMLPVLDVTEKSFDRQFDINVRGLFFTLQAVARAMVERGQGGAIINISSQAGRRGEALVSTYCATKAAVISLTQSCALDLVRHGIRVNGIAPGVVDTPMWEEVDALFAHYEKRPLGEKKRLVGEAVPYGRMGRPEDYAGPAVFLASDDSDYVVAQTLNVDGGNWMS comes from the coding sequence ATGAAACTGCAGGACAAGATTGCCATCATCACCGGCGGTGCACGAGGTATCGGCCTGGCCATTGGCCGTGCGTATCTGGCTGAGGGGGCCCGTCTGGTGGTAGTTGATATTGATCAGGCGGCCATCGACGATGCCCTGGCGGCCCTTGAGGATGAGGGGCACGCCGCTGAGCGGCTGATGGGAGTGCAGCTCGATGTCCGTGACCGCGCAGATATCGACGCCATGGTGGAGGCTGTTATCGCCCGCTTTGGGGGTATCGATATTCTGGTTAATAACGCTGCCGTCTTTGACATGCTGCCGGTGTTGGACGTGACCGAGAAAAGCTTTGACCGTCAGTTTGATATCAATGTGCGAGGCCTTTTCTTCACCCTGCAGGCTGTCGCTAGAGCCATGGTCGAGCGTGGCCAGGGTGGGGCAATCATTAATATATCTTCACAGGCAGGCCGCCGTGGCGAGGCTCTGGTAAGCACCTACTGCGCCACCAAGGCTGCGGTCATCAGTCTGACCCAGTCCTGCGCGCTGGATCTGGTGCGTCATGGTATCCGTGTTAATGGTATTGCCCCCGGCGTGGTGGATACACCGATGTGGGAGGAGGTGGATGCGCTCTTTGCCCATTACGAAAAGCGCCCCCTCGGTGAAAAGAAACGCCTGGTGGGTGAAGCGGTGCCTTACGGACGCATGGGCCGACCAGAGGACTATGCTGGCCCTGCCGTGTTTCTGGCCAGCGATGATAGTGATTACGTGGTGGCCCAGACCCTCAACGTCGACGGCGGCAATTGGATGAGCTGA
- a CDS encoding mannitol dehydrogenase family protein has protein sequence MIPLNNDNLEKLPSEVAVPVYQRDAVTPGIVHFGVGGFHRAHQAMYVDDLMNRGEALNWGIIGVGVMPGDRRMQEALARQDHLYTLIIKHLDGRREARVIGSMIDYHYAPDDPETVIERMANPATRIVSLTVTEGGYNFHPVSGEFNLDNSDIQHDLTNPASPKTSFGLITEALARRRERGLCPFTVMSCDNIQGNGEVAHRMFKAYADARDAKLGAWVEAEVPFPNSMVDRITPVTTTEDIKDLASSFGVEDVWPVVCEPYTQWVLEDRFVAGRPAFESVGVEMVEDVEPYELMKLRLLNASHQALAYFGHLAGYRYAHEVCQDPLFVDFLLGYMTHEATPTLAPLPGVDLDAYRRTLIERFANPEVKDTLARLCAESSDRIPKWLVPVIREQIARNGELFRAAAVVASWARYAEGRDEQGAPIEVVDHLKDELMAIAAHNRQTPTAFIENRELFGDLAEQSRFRDAYVEVLESLHRRGARATLETLVQQGGQ, from the coding sequence ATGATCCCACTCAACAACGACAATCTCGAAAAGCTCCCCTCCGAGGTTGCGGTGCCGGTCTACCAGCGGGATGCCGTGACCCCAGGTATCGTCCATTTCGGGGTGGGGGGCTTTCATCGTGCGCATCAGGCCATGTATGTGGATGACCTGATGAACCGCGGTGAGGCCCTGAACTGGGGTATTATTGGTGTTGGCGTGATGCCCGGCGACCGACGCATGCAAGAAGCGCTAGCCCGCCAGGATCATCTCTATACTCTGATAATCAAGCATCTTGACGGCCGCCGTGAGGCGCGGGTCATCGGTTCGATGATCGACTACCACTACGCGCCAGACGACCCCGAGACAGTGATCGAGCGGATGGCGAACCCGGCCACCCGTATTGTTTCCTTGACGGTTACCGAGGGGGGCTACAACTTCCACCCGGTGAGCGGCGAGTTCAATCTCGACAACTCGGATATACAGCACGACTTGACCAACCCCGCCTCGCCGAAAACGTCTTTTGGGCTGATTACTGAAGCACTGGCGCGCCGCCGTGAGCGTGGTCTTTGTCCTTTCACGGTGATGTCCTGTGACAACATCCAGGGTAACGGTGAGGTGGCTCACCGCATGTTCAAGGCCTATGCAGACGCCCGCGACGCCAAGTTGGGTGCCTGGGTGGAGGCCGAGGTACCGTTTCCCAATTCCATGGTCGACCGCATCACGCCGGTGACCACGACCGAGGATATAAAGGATCTGGCCTCGAGTTTTGGTGTTGAGGATGTCTGGCCGGTGGTCTGCGAGCCCTACACCCAATGGGTGCTTGAGGATCGCTTTGTCGCCGGACGCCCAGCCTTCGAGAGCGTCGGTGTCGAGATGGTTGAGGATGTCGAACCCTATGAGCTGATGAAGCTTCGCCTACTTAACGCCAGCCACCAGGCCCTGGCCTACTTTGGGCATCTGGCCGGTTACCGCTATGCCCACGAGGTGTGCCAGGATCCGCTGTTTGTCGACTTTCTGCTCGGCTACATGACCCACGAGGCAACTCCCACCCTGGCTCCACTGCCAGGGGTCGATCTGGACGCCTATCGCCGCACCCTTATCGAGCGCTTTGCCAACCCCGAGGTCAAGGACACCCTGGCGCGGCTGTGCGCCGAGAGCTCGGATCGAATTCCCAAATGGTTGGTGCCGGTCATTCGTGAGCAGATTGCCCGTAACGGTGAGCTGTTTCGGGCCGCCGCTGTGGTGGCCAGCTGGGCGCGCTATGCTGAGGGCCGCGACGAGCAGGGTGCGCCCATCGAGGTGGTCGACCACCTCAAGGATGAACTGATGGCAATCGCCGCCCACAACCGGCAAACACCCACGGCCTTTATCGAGAATCGCGAACTGTTCGGGGATCTGGCCGAGCAGTCGCGCTTTCGTGATGCCTATGTCGAGGTGCTGGAGAGCCTGCATCGCCGAGGGGCTCGTGCGACGCTGGAAACGCTGGTCCAGCAAGGAGGTCAATGA
- a CDS encoding nucleoside/nucleotide kinase family protein, translating into MTPPERIDALEAMAQRILMALEDRDRLIVALVGPPGAGKSYRSEQLFQHIDATLPGQAVVVPMDGYHFDNALLGEALLPVKGAPHTFNIEGLRVDLERIRRADTRVTVPVFDRPLDLARAGAREVSLKHRIIIVEGNYLLLDRPPWSSLQALFDLSVMLEVDDETLEQRLLERWLALGLDDASARRKALDNDMPNAHLVKTSSLPPDLVWR; encoded by the coding sequence ATGACACCCCCTGAACGTATTGATGCACTGGAGGCGATGGCTCAGCGCATCCTGATGGCTCTGGAAGATCGCGATCGTCTGATTGTCGCGCTAGTCGGCCCACCCGGAGCCGGTAAATCCTACCGTTCGGAGCAGCTTTTTCAGCATATCGACGCCACCCTGCCTGGACAGGCGGTGGTTGTCCCCATGGACGGCTATCACTTTGATAACGCCTTGCTTGGCGAGGCGCTGCTACCGGTCAAGGGGGCGCCTCACACCTTCAACATCGAGGGGCTCAGGGTTGATCTTGAGCGTATTCGGCGTGCTGATACCCGGGTGACAGTGCCGGTCTTTGATCGTCCTCTCGACTTGGCCCGGGCCGGTGCCCGAGAAGTTAGCCTTAAACACCGCATTATCATCGTTGAAGGCAACTATCTGCTGCTTGATCGTCCTCCCTGGTCGTCCCTGCAAGCGCTCTTTGATCTTAGCGTCATGCTGGAGGTCGATGATGAAACCCTTGAGCAGCGGCTGCTTGAGCGCTGGCTGGCGCTGGGCCTGGATGATGCGTCTGCGCGTCGCAAGGCATTGGATAACGATATGCCTAACGCCCATCTGGTCAAGACAAGCTCCCTTCCGCCCGACCTGGTGTGGCGCTAA
- a CDS encoding PaaI family thioesterase produces MTVMTAEQIETFLDEVFPQRMGRTESVGEMRATLRLAVDERHLRPGPRVSGPTMMGFADVALYVAILAQIGPEPMAVTSDLNCHFLRAASGEHDIVAHARLIKLGRRLAVGEVQIFSASDDTRPVAHITASYALPDKPSREQGV; encoded by the coding sequence ATGACCGTGATGACCGCCGAGCAGATAGAAACGTTTCTGGATGAGGTGTTTCCACAACGCATGGGGCGCACTGAAAGCGTCGGCGAGATGCGCGCCACCCTGCGCCTGGCCGTTGATGAACGGCACCTGCGTCCTGGCCCGCGGGTGTCCGGCCCGACCATGATGGGCTTTGCCGATGTGGCCCTTTATGTGGCCATCCTCGCCCAGATCGGCCCTGAACCCATGGCAGTGACCAGCGACCTGAACTGTCACTTCCTGCGCGCGGCCTCCGGCGAGCATGACATTGTGGCCCACGCCCGTCTGATCAAGCTTGGCCGCCGCCTGGCCGTCGGTGAAGTCCAGATTTTCTCGGCAAGCGATGATACTCGGCCCGTCGCCCACATTACAGCGAGCTATGCGCTGCCAGACAAACCTTCACGGGAACAGGGTGTCTGA
- the tal gene encoding transaldolase, whose protein sequence is MTTQLDSLKTHSLVVADTGDLNAIRRYQPQDATTNPSLILKAFELLDYQPLIEAELAAIRAQGGDRQAQAKQAVDRLAVAMGIEIAQVVPGRVSTEVAARLSFDEEASVRKAHELIEYYDKRGVGRDRVLIKLASTWEGIRAAERLEREGIQCNLTLLFSDAQAQACLDAGVFLVSPFVGRVTDWYKKETGQEYTPEEDPGVQFVRGVCQRVNQGGYDTVVMGASFRTTGQVLALAGCPRLTISPALLEELAGTQGDVTRAIAEEGSQRARPEVLGEPEFRWEHNQNAMANDKLAEGIRRFAEDQAHLEGLIAESFK, encoded by the coding sequence ATGACCACACAACTTGACAGCCTGAAAACCCATTCACTGGTCGTTGCCGATACGGGCGACCTAAATGCTATCCGGCGCTATCAACCACAGGATGCAACGACAAACCCCTCCTTGATCCTAAAGGCGTTTGAACTCCTTGATTACCAGCCGTTGATTGAGGCGGAGCTGGCGGCAATCCGGGCCCAGGGCGGTGATCGCCAGGCTCAGGCCAAGCAGGCCGTGGATCGCCTTGCCGTTGCCATGGGTATCGAAATCGCCCAGGTGGTGCCGGGGCGAGTATCCACGGAAGTTGCGGCACGCCTTTCTTTTGATGAAGAAGCCAGTGTTCGCAAGGCCCATGAGTTGATTGAATACTATGACAAGCGTGGCGTAGGGCGCGACCGTGTGTTGATCAAGCTGGCTTCCACCTGGGAAGGCATCCGTGCCGCCGAGCGGTTGGAGCGTGAGGGCATCCAGTGCAATCTGACGCTGCTGTTCAGCGATGCTCAGGCTCAAGCCTGCCTTGATGCCGGTGTCTTCCTGGTTTCGCCGTTCGTGGGCCGGGTCACTGACTGGTACAAGAAAGAGACTGGCCAGGAATACACGCCTGAGGAAGATCCCGGCGTGCAATTTGTGCGTGGTGTCTGTCAACGGGTTAACCAGGGTGGCTATGACACCGTGGTGATGGGGGCGAGCTTCCGCACGACAGGACAAGTGCTGGCGCTGGCGGGCTGCCCGCGGCTGACGATTTCCCCGGCATTGCTGGAGGAGTTGGCGGGCACCCAGGGGGACGTGACCAGAGCGATTGCTGAGGAAGGCAGCCAGCGCGCGCGCCCAGAAGTGCTTGGCGAGCCTGAATTCCGCTGGGAGCATAACCAGAATGCCATGGCCAACGACAAGCTGGCCGAGGGCATCCGCCGTTTCGCCGAGGATCAAGCACATCTCGAAGGCCTGATCGCCGAGAGTTTCAAGTGA